From the Flavobacterium gyeonganense genome, the window GAAACGGTACATACCTACGGCTGGTACATTCAGAAAGTGGTTCAGGAAGCCAAATCAAAAGGTGCTATTCCTATAATTTGTTCTCCAATTCCAAGAAACGACTGGAAGGAAGGAAAAGTACCTCGCAATAATAAATCATACGGATTATGGGCTAAACAAATTGCTGAAAAGGAAAAGATAACTTTCATCAATCTGAATGAAAAAATGGCTGTTGAAATGGAAAAGCTGGGAGAACAAAAAGTGACCGGCACTTATTTTTACAAAAAGGATCATACACATCCCTCTGCAAAAGGGGCTGTGTTAGCCGCTTCGTTAATTGTTAATGAAATTAAAACAAGTAAAAATTCATTAAAAAAATTCATTTTGCAAAGCCCAAAGATTGTACTTCCTGCAAAGAAAAAAGTATACTTAATCGGCGATTCGACTATGGCAAGCAATAATAATGAAAATGCTGTTGGCTGGGGAGTTGCTTTTCCGAAATATTGTGACACTACCAGAATTGAAGTAATCAATAAGGCTCGTGGAGGAAGAAGTACGAGAACATTCGAAAAAGAAGGTCTATGGGATGCTGTAAAAAATCAATTAAAACCAGGTGATTTTGTGATGATTCAGTTTGGTCATAATGATGCAGGCGCTGTTGATAAAGAAAAATTCAGAGGTTCATTAAAAGGTAACGGAGATGAAACACAACAAGTAATTCGTGACAGTTTAACCGAAACCGTACATACTTTTGGCTGGTACATGCAGAAATTCATCAGAGAAGCCAAAGAAAAAGGCGCTGTTCCGATTGTTTTAAGCCAGACGCCAAGAAACGAATGGCCGAATGATAAAGTAGAACGCAGAACCGATACTTATGGAAACTGGTCGAAAATAGCTGCCGAAAGAGAAAAAGCGTTTTATATCGACCTCAATGAAATCGTAGCCCAAAAATACGAAGCTTTAGGCAAAGAAAAAGTAAAAGCGTTTTTCCCGAAAGATCATACACACACAGGAGCTGAAGGTGCTGCTTTTAATGCGCTTACAGTTGCTGAAAGCCTTAAAAAAATAAAAGACTGCGCATTGAGGGAGTATATTGAAATTCCAAAGTAAGTTATATGGTATGTGAAATGTTAGATGTAAAATGTAGATGTGAAATTTTTGATAAAATTTAAGAATATAAATTACGTGAAGGTGGAATTTGCAGTTTTTCACTTTTCATTTTTAATACATAAAAAAACCTCGTCTGTTGACGAGGTTTCTTTCTTTCAGTAGAATATTATTTTTTTGATTCTTCGATAGAAACTTTTCTGAACTCTTTTAAAAGTTTTTCAATCTCTAAAGATGATTTACGTGCTCTTGCTCCTGCTGCTTTAACACCTTTTTCAGATAATGATTCAGATTCTGTTTTGAATACTTCTAATTCAGCGTTGATTTTTACTAATAGATCTTTCATGCTTATATATGTTAAATTAAGTGGCAAAAATAAAAGTTTGCTCTATAGATAACGTAAGTTTAGTGTTAAAATTATCACAGTTTTTTGAGATTGAGTTACTATTCTTTTTTTTATGCTTTTCACTCCTAAAAACCAGCTAATTACAAAATACGAAAACTTTATATTTCTAAATAATATTGCAAGTAGAACCCACAAAACCTACTTAATTTTATCATAATTCACCTTTTTAGCATCTTTTTTAAATTGATTTTCCAAGGCGATTTCCATTTTTTCGGCTACAGACTTCTCTTCCTGTATCAAATTTTTCCTCTCTTCAGGATCTTTTTCAATATTATAAAGTTCTAAATCTGCAGGAGTATTGGCATGTCTGGTCCTGATTATTTTCCACGGCTTTTTAATTAAAGATTCCTGCAAATGACCTCTGACATAAATTTCCTGATCTGCTATTGTTTTATTTTCTGAAATTACCGGCCAGAGATTTTTGCCTTCGATACTTTTCGGCAGATTGTTATCTCCTGCCAAAGACAAAATACCAGGCAATAAATCTATTACCGAAATATAATTGTCATTCTTATATTTCTTCAAATGATCTTTCCAGTAAAATATACAGGGAACTCTTATTGCCCCTTCATAATTTGATGTTTTCCAGTCCCTGAGCGGTGTATTGTCTCCGAGGACAGTATTAGATGGATGAATTCCATTATATTCGTTTTTAGAGTCCCAATCATGCATAGCACCGTTATCACTCATAAAAATAACCAGCGTATTTTTATCCAGTTTTTGCTGTTTTAACTTCTCAAGCAATATCCCGATACAGTTATCCATATGGCTCATAGCCGCTGCATAATCCCTGCGCGAACTGTCTTTAATAGAATTCATATACGGATCTTTCCATTTTTGTTCTTCCTGCAAAGGAAAATGCGGTGCACTGTAAGCTACCTCTAAAAAGAAGTTTTTCTTTGGGTCTCTTATTTCCGAAATCCATTTAATAGCTCCATTGGTAAGCAAGTCTGTTACATGACCCTTTTCTTCAATAAACTCACCATTTCGATACCAGCTTTTGTCTCCGTTTTTATACAAATGAGTGTACTGATCTAATTGTCCGTGAAGGAAACCATACGAATAATCAAATCCATAGGCTTTTGGTCCACTGCTCGGCTGTAACCCAAGATGCCATTTACCTATAAGTGCTGTCTGATAGTTATTTTTATACAATAGCTTTGGCAATGTTGGAATTGAATCCGGGAGTTTCAACTGACTTTTATCACTAATCGGAGCTACGATTCCCATACGGCTCGCCGGTTTTCCCGTAAACAAACTCGCCCTTGAAGGAGAACAGGTTGGATTGACATAAAACCGATCCATTTCTACTCCGTTTTTGGCCAGAAAATCAATGTTTGGCGTTTTTATTTCCGAACCGTGATACCCAACATCATTCCATCCCGCATCATCAGCAATGATCAAAATGACATTCGGTTTTTCCAGTGAAGCCTTTTCATTCTTCTGACTATACGAAAATGAAAAGCAAAACGATAACAGTACTAACAATTGCTTTTTTGTATTCATATTTTTGATCATTTTAAAATTTGATTCATCTTGATTTTAGTATTAACAGTGATATAATCCAATACAATTCCTGTCTGATTTACAGCAATCGTAATAGTATGCTTTCCTTTATTTGTGATCGAAAAAGGCAATTTTACAATGGCGCTGTTACGAAGCACATTTTCTTTCCAGGTTTTGTCGCGGTCTTTTGTATTGATTGAAAAGAACTGAGTTTTATTTCCATCAACCTGTACTTCAATCTGATGATCAAAATTGTTTGCATGCGTAGGCAATAAATGAATTTCTATTTCGTAATCACC encodes:
- a CDS encoding sulfatase-like hydrolase/transferase, yielding MNTKKQLLVLLSFCFSFSYSQKNEKASLEKPNVILIIADDAGWNDVGYHGSEIKTPNIDFLAKNGVEMDRFYVNPTCSPSRASLFTGKPASRMGIVAPISDKSQLKLPDSIPTLPKLLYKNNYQTALIGKWHLGLQPSSGPKAYGFDYSYGFLHGQLDQYTHLYKNGDKSWYRNGEFIEEKGHVTDLLTNGAIKWISEIRDPKKNFFLEVAYSAPHFPLQEEQKWKDPYMNSIKDSSRRDYAAAMSHMDNCIGILLEKLKQQKLDKNTLVIFMSDNGAMHDWDSKNEYNGIHPSNTVLGDNTPLRDWKTSNYEGAIRVPCIFYWKDHLKKYKNDNYISVIDLLPGILSLAGDNNLPKSIEGKNLWPVISENKTIADQEIYVRGHLQESLIKKPWKIIRTRHANTPADLELYNIEKDPEERKNLIQEEKSVAEKMEIALENQFKKDAKKVNYDKIK
- a CDS encoding rhamnogalacturonan acetylesterase is translated as MKSIKIITILFLGFLFLNFTSKQKDKNRPTVYTVGDSTVKNGRGDGSGGLWGWGDYIGQFLDTTKVRIENHALGGTSSRTFQDKGLWTAVLNKLKKGDYVLIQFGHNDDGPLNDTLRARGTIKGIGNETQEIDNMLTKKHETVHTYGWYIQKVVQEAKSKGAIPIICSPIPRNDWKEGKVPRNNKSYGLWAKQIAEKEKITFINLNEKMAVEMEKLGEQKVTGTYFYKKDHTHPSAKGAVLAASLIVNEIKTSKNSLKKFILQSPKIVLPAKKKVYLIGDSTMASNNNENAVGWGVAFPKYCDTTRIEVINKARGGRSTRTFEKEGLWDAVKNQLKPGDFVMIQFGHNDAGAVDKEKFRGSLKGNGDETQQVIRDSLTETVHTFGWYMQKFIREAKEKGAVPIVLSQTPRNEWPNDKVERRTDTYGNWSKIAAEREKAFYIDLNEIVAQKYEALGKEKVKAFFPKDHTHTGAEGAAFNALTVAESLKKIKDCALREYIEIPK
- a CDS encoding histone H1, whose translation is MKDLLVKINAELEVFKTESESLSEKGVKAAGARARKSSLEIEKLLKEFRKVSIEESKK